One stretch of Acholeplasma laidlawii PG-8A DNA includes these proteins:
- a CDS encoding transposase, producing the protein MKDKKRKNRLWSGAFKLKVVIDIIENELSYSQAARKYDMYLTSGSLNDTLPARWVYQYRLFGKERFFQTPKDYRKNPVRNFHTPSKEVEQILELKVKHLEMELEY; encoded by the coding sequence ATGAAGGATAAAAAGAGAAAGAATAGATTATGGAGTGGAGCATTCAAGTTAAAAGTCGTCATAGATATCATTGAAAATGAACTCTCATACAGTCAAGCAGCACGTAAATATGATATGTATTTAACATCAGGGAGTCTAAATGATACACTACCTGCTAGATGGGTATATCAGTATAGACTCTTTGGGAAAGAGCGTTTCTTTCAAACACCTAAAGATTACCGTAAGAATCCAGTTAGAAATTTCCATACACCATCCAAAGAGGTAGAACAAATTTTAGAACTTAAAGTGAAACACTTAGAAATGGAACTTGAATACTAG
- a CDS encoding IS3 family transposase — protein MSKIFEASNRTYGYRRIKLALQNFYQVKIAYKTVVKLMKELHIVCKVRKKRYRYISQISNKITPNLLKRDFKKDEPNIA, from the coding sequence ATATCAAAAATATTTGAAGCGAGTAATCGCACATATGGCTATAGGCGTATTAAACTCGCCCTTCAAAACTTCTATCAAGTCAAAATAGCGTATAAGACAGTTGTAAAGCTCATGAAAGAGCTACATATCGTTTGTAAGGTAAGAAAAAAGAGATATCGTTATATCTCTCAAATATCAAACAAAATTACACCCAATCTACTTAAAAGAGACTTTAAAAAAGATGAACCTAATATTGCATGA
- a CDS encoding IS3 family transposase, translated as MSVFESFFGTLKCETIYLQKVKSLSDLIKTIDEYIYWYNHHRIKLTLGGYCPIQFRLMNQQI; from the coding sequence ATGTCAGTGTTTGAAAGCTTCTTCGGGACACTTAAGTGTGAAACAATCTATTTACAGAAAGTTAAATCACTATCAGATTTGATTAAGACCATTGATGAGTATATTTATTGGTATAATCACCATCGTATTAAATTGACACTTGGAGGCTATTGCCCAATACAATTTAGACTCATGAATCAACAAATATGA
- a CDS encoding AAA family ATPase yields the protein MEIINFTNPDSKKNFELSLDSNMIFIYGGNGSGKTTLSRSFQTDSYMVFNTDFVNKNVYIVKSTGADVDGETKENFSSLFLGEEAVDLAKEVEKLNAMKKELDRQNKALFAKYKEKVQTIGLIPFKSITDVLEKIEYEFAFDSKSDYFANQENFKLSKLLPTTISSEKEFDESMRIYKEDHTIQSLNKDIEKNPNLRSLIFDKVNVIDTNQIEKYNNIVNDIKILEQSFIKGKNPSETKAWIKKGVAIHDELVDCIFCGNKDIKSKIEEWKNKLDNKLLKEKDSLVEHLKNVKNDLDIILRNRTLYKDIVPKIISTLSSLNGIVDVYLSCVVENKIITISEYTIDIDSIQKAAQNRNLELLNYLTNKELNELSYSYVFQVEIESFLKKQIEDSEKLNLIYANETANSINEISKILGFTKDIKVDLEKRGDMPKIALQSQNKATKISQYSEGQRHKLALAVFFSKCTKSKKKFEAIVLDDPVITLDVKAYHALKGLLKDERFQKAKRLIITTHNIHYLYVQMSNILEDEQLRKYTKLYEITSDTFKDIPLDVLKSDDVSLYTNYLKSMTSYDQLGYIYWLSSKIARYFLDLRLRFNGIMSAQSMSLEIDLLDLVESEKHELQQYFNILSETCKKKNLTVKSIIESFISVNQILKILGFPQLVNQSTIKQFEQYESEIVKINDESINVYDELLVYARGIHFYEGTDRALQEMKNYINHPRNQITESMLVLKASKDI from the coding sequence ATGGAAATAATTAATTTTACTAATCCTGATTCAAAAAAGAACTTTGAATTATCTTTAGATAGTAACATGATATTTATATATGGTGGTAATGGTAGTGGTAAAACAACATTAAGCCGTAGTTTTCAAACTGATAGCTATATGGTCTTCAATACAGATTTTGTCAATAAAAATGTATATATTGTAAAAAGTACAGGGGCTGATGTCGATGGTGAAACAAAAGAAAATTTCAGTTCATTATTTTTAGGTGAGGAAGCAGTCGATTTAGCTAAAGAGGTTGAAAAACTTAACGCAATGAAAAAAGAACTTGACAGGCAAAATAAAGCTCTTTTTGCGAAGTATAAAGAGAAAGTTCAAACAATCGGATTGATACCCTTCAAAAGTATAACTGATGTATTGGAAAAGATAGAATACGAATTTGCATTTGATAGTAAATCAGATTACTTTGCAAATCAGGAAAACTTCAAGTTGAGTAAATTGTTACCTACAACTATAAGTAGTGAAAAAGAGTTTGATGAGTCTATGAGAATTTATAAAGAAGACCACACTATTCAAAGTTTGAATAAAGATATTGAAAAAAACCCTAATTTGAGATCTTTGATTTTTGATAAAGTAAATGTTATTGATACTAATCAAATTGAAAAGTATAACAATATTGTTAATGACATTAAGATTTTAGAGCAAAGCTTTATTAAAGGGAAAAACCCTTCTGAAACAAAGGCATGGATAAAAAAAGGTGTTGCAATACATGACGAGTTGGTTGACTGTATTTTTTGTGGTAATAAGGATATTAAGAGTAAAATTGAAGAGTGGAAGAATAAACTTGATAACAAACTTCTGAAAGAAAAAGATTCACTTGTTGAGCATTTAAAAAATGTTAAGAATGATTTGGATATAATTTTAAGAAATAGAACCTTGTACAAAGATATTGTACCTAAAATAATCTCAACGCTTTCATCATTAAATGGTATTGTTGATGTCTATTTATCTTGCGTTGTTGAAAATAAAATAATTACCATTAGTGAATACACGATCGATATTGATTCTATCCAAAAAGCGGCACAAAATAGGAACTTAGAGCTGTTAAACTATTTAACTAATAAAGAGCTTAATGAGTTATCATATAGTTATGTTTTTCAAGTTGAAATCGAATCTTTTCTTAAAAAGCAAATAGAAGATTCAGAAAAACTAAATCTCATATATGCAAATGAGACAGCTAACTCTATAAACGAAATTTCTAAGATTTTAGGATTTACTAAAGATATAAAAGTTGATTTAGAAAAACGTGGTGACATGCCAAAAATTGCACTTCAAAGTCAAAATAAAGCAACTAAGATTTCTCAGTATAGCGAAGGACAAAGGCACAAGCTAGCTTTGGCTGTATTTTTTTCCAAATGCACAAAAAGTAAAAAAAAGTTTGAAGCAATTGTATTAGATGACCCAGTAATTACTTTAGATGTTAAAGCGTATCATGCTTTAAAAGGATTGTTAAAAGATGAAAGATTTCAGAAAGCCAAAAGATTAATCATAACTACACATAATATTCATTATTTGTATGTTCAAATGTCAAATATTTTAGAAGATGAGCAGCTCAGAAAATATACGAAATTATACGAAATTACATCAGATACATTTAAAGATATCCCGTTAGATGTTCTTAAGTCAGATGATGTATCTTTATACACCAACTATTTAAAATCAATGACTAGTTATGATCAGTTGGGTTATATTTATTGGCTTTCATCTAAGATAGCACGATATTTTCTAGATTTAAGATTAAGATTTAATGGCATAATGTCAGCACAAAGCATGTCTTTAGAGATTGATTTGTTAGATCTTGTTGAAAGCGAAAAGCATGAACTGCAACAATACTTCAATATACTTTCAGAAACATGCAAAAAAAAGAATTTGACTGTAAAAAGTATTATTGAGTCTTTCATTTCAGTCAATCAAATACTAAAAATTTTAGGGTTTCCCCAACTTGTTAATCAAAGCACAATTAAACAATTTGAACAATATGAGAGTGAAATTGTAAAAATTAATGATGAGAGTATAAATGTGTACGATGAATTATTGGTATATGCAAGAGGGATCCATTTCTATGAAGGTACTGATCGTGCTCTACAAGAAATGAAAAATTATATTAACCACCCTAGAAATCAAATAACAGAAAGTATGTTGGTTTTAAAAGCTAGTAAAGATATATGA